The Montipora capricornis isolate CH-2021 chromosome 1, ASM3666992v2, whole genome shotgun sequence genome contains a region encoding:
- the LOC138025602 gene encoding uncharacterized protein encodes MFSANRRRPSYQLDLDVPRRSSLSRALMYSPMRRLSSLSSDDFIDNNPCAAMGAWFLGPNGENGDIFQDLLTRAVESHVKFRQSYFPCDPPYVTNELRSQGSFKKALKNLKTELDNLQRDLGNSVPFFSSRYKGHVNWDTNMPANLGYISAMLFNQNNCCAESSTVTTKFEVEVGKDLCEMMGYEEDKCLGHLASGGSLANIEAIWAARNVKYFPLGLKEALLKEDRLANARGYKVLIPQRGKEVEITSASQWELLNLDVDTVLKMPFEVEAVTKLEHQEFMEIMGSYLYESIGAQEFARRHELKNTACVLVPRTSHVSFAKAVTILGLGRESLIAVAKDKDARMDPKDLKRILTEKMQQEIPVVTVAVVMGTTEESAVDPLTDVLDLRDEFRKKGLNFSIHADGAWGGYFCSMLRDPPKSSVSQATELEGFVPEMYLSTYVQEQLSALHHCDTITIDPHKSGFCPYPAGAICYRDKTMNSFLRINAGVAYYHGKFTLGDVGLEGSKPGAAAAGVMLANRVIGLHKNGYGRILAECMFTSKIVYCLWLTLAKEDDNFVVQTTKPLPKFKNWSEQEQIRFIKERILGKSNEQLVQDEEAMEYLKEIGPDTLMPCFSVNLKDNKSVELCNAINTALFQSLRHTSDEHSAHHIPMIVTASSMIPYKHSAAVADFKERLGLEPNGDTPVKFIITTCMDPWATSIEFLDNMAVIMRNTILCAIGTVIDPIAVHTFVSTGMVNHKVEVIACYVGDFNNSPKQYDTVVKLRFESEDDANQYLSKQKELLQCSKQPPPIVFRSKKKRLHDVFFEESDYAGERETFHCFVGLPASDDDNHHPFLKAKMKIIDVPRYEHLDEDEYPEYSSYFMYGDQTNTFLFHIPTKNPDFYQIVQLDGVPEGVGNEVADDLLLRYGREIEIPDITGKPVIVDGEVQDQLLGDTFDISFVGIDGQVEISEVKIARKIWFAGTDNVYSSVRENER; translated from the exons ATGTTTTCAGCAAATCGGAGAAGACCTAGTTACCAACTTGACCTTGATGTACCACGGCGCTCAAGCCTGTCACGGGCTCTCATGTATTCACCAATGCGTCGGCTGTCTTCCCTCAGCTCAGACGATTTCATAGATAATAATCCCTGTGCAGCAATGGGAGCCTGGTTTCTGGGCCCTAATGGAGAAAACGGGGATATATTTCAGGACCTCTTGACAAGAGCCGTCGAGTCGCATGTTAAATTTcgtcaaag TTACTTTCCCTGTGATCCTCCTTATGTAACGAACGAACTTCGCTCGCAAGGATCCTTTAAGAAGGCCTTGAAGAATCTAAAGACAGAACTGGACAACTTGCAAAGGGATCTAGGAAACTCAGTACCATTTTTCAGCTCCAGATACAAG GGTCACGTTAACTGGGATACGAACATGCCAGCAAATCTTGGTTACATCTCTGCAATGCTCTTTAATCAAAACAACTGTTGCGCAGAATCCTCCACCGTTaccaccaagtttgaagtggaAGTAGGAAAGGATTTGTGTGAAATGATGGGATACGAAGAAGATAAATGCCTAGGGCACTTGGCGAGTGGTGGGTCCCTTGCGAACATTGAAGCGATTTGGGCGGCAAGAAATGTCAAGTATTTTCCATTGGGATTGAAAGAAGCTTTGTTGAAGGAGGACAGACTCGCTAATGCTAGAGGCTACAAG GTCCTGATTCCTCAAAGAGGAAAAGAAGTGGAAATAACAAGCgcatctcagtgggagttgctCAATCTCGATGTGGACACTGTCTTAAAGATGCCTTTTGAAGTGGAAGCTGTGACTAAACTTGAACATCAGGAATTTATGGAGATCATGGGAAGTTACCTTTATGAGTCAATAGGAGCGCAAGAATTTGCCCGACGTCATGAGCTGAAAAACACTGCCTGCGTTTTGGTTCCAAGGACCTCGCACGTGTCTTTTGCTAAGGCAGTGACAATCCTTGGACTTGGACGAGAGAGCCTAATTGCTGTGGCTAAGGATAAAGATGCTCGGATGGACCCAAAAG ATTTGAAGCGCATTCTTACGGAGAAAATGCAACAGGAGATTCCAGTTGTAACAGTGGCAGTTGTCATGGGAACTACTGAAGAAAGCGCGGTGGATCCTCTCACTGATGTTCTGGACTTGAGAGATGAATTTAGAAAGAAA GGTCTCAACTTTAGCATCCATGCTGACGGGGCCTGGGGAGGATACTTTTGCAGCATGCTGCGTGACCCACCGAAAAGCTCAGTTTCACAAGCCACAGAGCTGGAAGGCTTCGTGCCCGAGATGTATTTGAGTACCTACGTCCAGGAGCAGTTGTCAGCGCTCCATCACTGCGATACCATTACCATTGATCCTCACAAATCAGGCTTCTGTCCCTACCCAGCAGGGGCAATCTGTTATCGAGATAAAACTATGAACTCATTTCTTCGAATCAACGCTGGTGTTGCTTATTACCATGGAAAATTCACTCTTGGAGACGTCGGTCTCGAGGGATCGAAGCCCGGAGCGGCAGCGGCAGGAGTTATGCTGGCAAACAGG GTTATTGGTCTTCATAAAAATGGATACGGCCGTATTCTTGCTGAATGCATGTTTACTTCCAAGATAGTGTACTGCCTGTGGCTGACGTTAGCCAAGGAAGACGACAACTTTGTCGTCCAGACAACGAAACCTCTTCCTAAATTCAAAAACTGGTCTGAACAGGAACAGATTAGATTCATAAAAGAAAGGATTCTGGGGAAATCTAACGAGCAACTTGTTCAG GACGAAGAGGCTATGGAATACCTCAAAGAGATTGGACCAGACACTCTGATGCCATGTTTCTCTGTAAAccttaaagataacaaaagtGTTGAATTATGCAATGCAATAAACACGGCACTGTTTCAAAGCCTTCGCCACACTTCAGATGAACACTCAGCTCATCACATTCCGATGATTGTCACCGCTTCAAGTATGATACCTTACAAGCACAGTGCTGCAGTGGCAGATTTTAAGGAGAGACTTGGG TTGGAACCTAATGGTGACACACCTGTCAAATTTATCATAACAACCTGCATGGATCCCTGGGCAACATCCATAGAGTTTCTGGACAACATGGCTGTCATCATGAGAAACACCATTCTTTGTGCCATTGGAACG GTCATTGATCCCATCGCTGTCCATACTTTTGTAAGCACGGGTATGGTCAACCATAAAGTTGAAGTGATCGCATGTTACGTGGGGGACTTTAACAACTCTCCCAAGCAGTACGACACTGTCGTAAAGCTGAGATTCGAGTCTGAAGATGACGCCAATCAGTACCTCTCCAAGCAAAAAGAGCTATTGCAATGCAGTAAACAGCCCCCACCAATCGTGTTTAGAAGCAAGAAGAAGAGGTTACATGATGTCTTCTTTGAGGAAAGCGACTATGCCGGCGAAAGAGAAACATTCCATTGTTTTGTTGGTCTTCCTGCCAGTGATGATGACAATCATCATCCATTCTTGAAAGCGAAGATGAAAATCATCGATGTCCCACGTTACGAGCACTTGGATGAAGATGAATACCCAGAGTACAGTTCCTATTTTATGTACGGCGACCAAACGAAtacttttctttttcacattCCAACCAAAAACCCTGATTTCTATCAG ATTGTTCAACTTGATGGAGTCCCAGAAGGTGTTGGTAACGAAGTCGCAGATGATTTGTTGCTAAGGTACGGAAGAGAAATCGAGATTCCAGACATCACTGGCAAACCAGTTATTGTCGACGGAGAAGTTCAAGATCAGCTTCTGGGCGACACATTTGATATCTCGTTCGTCGGAATCGATGGTCAAGTAGAGATTAGCGAGGTTAAAATTGCGCGAAAAATCTGGTTTGCTGGAACTGACAACGTTTACAGCTCAGTGAGAGAAAATGAGAGATAa